TTTCCTTTAGGGGGCAGATTCATTTTCGTTCGTCTGATATGAACATCAGCATTTTCCCGACTGGCACAAAATCTGGTATAAATCGAAAACTGGAACATGGCAAAACCATCGTCCAGCAACTTCTTCCGAAAAGAAGTAGCGATTTTCCGGTCCTTTTTGGTCTCGGTGGGCAGATCGAAGAAAACTAACACCCACAAAGTTCTATACTGGTTAAGTCTGGAGAAAAATTTCTCATCCATAGTCAGGGTAAACAATTTTTCTTCTGATTCCTGCAAAACACTCGAAAAGGGAAGAACTGGTTCTGCTGGCCGCCACCATCAGGGGGCTTTTCTGGCCATCGATCATTACATCCAATGCCGGAATGGCCAGCAATTCTTTCTTTAATTCGGTGGTCAGTTCATCTATGTCATCATTATTTTCAACAATAAAAGCCACGACCAAATCCACATAGGGACGGTAAGGTTCCATAATGTCATCTGCCAGACAATAGGCATTGTATTTATTCCGGTGCCAGATCCCCACTCCCGGTAGCATACCGGAGGAGACCAATGCTCTGGCAATCACGGCCCGGAGTATGGCATAGCCATAATTCAGTAGGTTATTGGGCGGGATTCCGTTTTGCCCCCTATTGAAATCCGGGATATCAAACAGGGCCTGCCAATAAATCGCTGCTGCCTGGGCTTCATTATTTCCTGAATCCCCGGAACTGACATTTTTATAGAGATACTCCATTCGCTTGGATTCCTTCCCTTTTTCCTTCAGTAAGGAATATTGGTTTTTGATCTTTGCCGACACAGTTTGCTGCCAAAGATTCTTTTTGAGCGGCTGGGAAGCTTCCAACTGGTAACGTACCCGCTCGGTCTGCTCGGTATGGCCCTGCATGGGTAATAGAAGACTATTGGGCAAATGCTGTGCATTGCAAGAAACCACCGCCACTTTTCTGGCAGTAAGCTTGCATAAAAGACCATTGGTAATGGTGATCTGCTGGTTTTCTAAAACAAGCATTCCTATATCCTCAATGGGGACTGTCCTGTCTGGCTTATCGTCAGGAAAACTCACTAAGAGCTGTTCATTTTTGGTGCTCAGGTAGGCTGGATTACCGAAGAAAAGGGTTCGTTTGATCATAATTTAGTCGCATAGAACTGAGAAAAAACTGATATATCTAAAGACTTCTATTCTAGCTCTTTATTCATTACATCCTCCTTTTTCGATTCCATGGTTTGATTTAAATGATCCAAACCATCAAAGAAGTTAAGGTAATAGTCTCTATTCAATAAAGACTCTTTCTCAATAGCCTGATAAGCCTTCCAGCTCGACCACTTCCAATCTTCCAAGTCCACCGCAAAACCATGCTTAATGGGATTCAGGTGGATATACAAAAAGGCATGTTGCCACTGGGATTCTGTCAGAATTGGTTTTCGCTTGAAATTTTTAATGAAAAGGCTCCCTCTTCTCTGGTCTTTCTTATTGAATGCTTTGGTATAACTGTTGAAGAAATTGCTGAATGCCTTCGTAATGGGGATACGCTCCAGACCTGCCAGGTTTTCAAAACCTGGCAGGTCTGAAAACTCCTTCACGCCTACCAGCAAGTGGAAGTAGTTTGGCATCAGACAATAAGCATAAGTCTCCACTACCCCATCCAGATATTTATCGTATTGTCGAAGAAAAAAGCGATAGTTCTCCTCCTCCCGGAAAATATTCTCCGAGCCGTTTGCATGGTTATAGATATGGTAAGAGTGGCCTTGTTGCATTTTATTGTCCGATAATTTCCTTTTATACTTTCCTCTTCATAGTATAAAACCCCTGGAAGGTCTAACGAATCCTCTATAGAAGGATTAATACTCTCCAACTCTTACAATTTCCCCTAAATGGTTAACACGAACTTTGACAATGTTTTGCAATTGAGCCGTACTCCTTAAATTGATATAAGCGATATTTATAAGAGTCTTCTTTTCTTCAACACTAGTTTCTAGGTGACTTCTAAACATATAATTTTTTGTAGCCAACTTCTGTACCCTAAACAAATTCGGGCTAATAATCTTAGCATTCTCAGGGTTTAATAAATCCACTTCAATTGGATTGAAATCCATAACCTCATTCGGAAAAACAAAGTATTCATTCTGTTTCATTGTGAATAAGAACCGCCAACCTAAATGCTGATTGAAGCCCCTATCAATAATCGGCAATGACTGATTTACCCTTTCCAGTGCTTCAAAAAATGAGACTACATTTTCTTGCAGACTCCCATTTTCATCTCTATAAATAGCTACATGATGATTATTGCCAGTACTCACAAAATCAATCGGGATTCTATTGCCATCCTTGTCAGTAATTTCATTACCGAAATGGTCTTTTTTATAATGTAAAGAATCTGCATTTTTCACACCACTAATAGTCACCCGTTTGAGGGAAATACCCTTTTCCTCATTGAGCCAAATAGGATTCTTATCCAAATCAGAAAAGGCTTTTTTAGGATCTCCACCAAATACTCGCAAACGACTTAATAGAGCTCTTTTCACTCCTTGATCTATTACCTTTCCAATTGATTTTTCATCCTTGAAATTCTCAGGGCTGATGTCTTTTCTGATAGAATAATTTTCCTCCAGCCAAACTAATTTCACTTTTTCGGGAAGAATTTCTGTTTTATCCTCATTCAAATAAATAGGATTCTTTGATGGTGAATTTTTTCCTCCAAATGCTTTCGTTGGGACTCCTCCATTTTCGGATAATCTCTGCAAAAGTGCCTCTTTGAATATTGGATTGGCAACTTTTTCGATGGTACGCAAATCGAATTTTGTCCCAACTTTTTCCTCCTTAACTTCATAATATCGGTATTTCCCATAAACAGTCTCCTTGTGCAACTGCCCCCTTGGAGTGAGTTCGACTTTTACATTATCTCCAGTTTTTGATTTTGTTCTGTTTTTATTTTTGGTGACCACCTTATTCTTAGCTTTATGTGACACCAATACATTTTCTAAATGTTCCTTGGCCTGTTCTCTAAAATTTGGAATAGGCAAATTGAAAACACGTTTTTTATTTCCTTTATCATCTATAGTTACATGGGTCTCTTTTGACTCAATTCCGATAATACTTCTATGGAATTTATTTGTCTCGTTCTTTCTGGCATTCAGGTTATTTAGGTACTGAATGTGACTATGCTTTGTAAAAGCAACAGTCAAAGCATCCATGGCGTGATGGCGATGATCATTCCTTTTACTCCAGTCTATGATGCGTTCTTTGAACGTCCCGTCTTTTTCCTCAACCAATTCAGTTAATCCCAATTTTTTGAATTTATCAAAATTCAATTCCTGCATAATATTGACCAAATCCCAATCTTCACGTAACCGATTCGTCACGCTTCCTGTTGTAGAAACTACAGAGCGGGAAATTTCATACAACATGTTTTTTGCTTTCTTGGCTATATATTGACTATCCCTCAAGTCACGTTCTATAAATCCATCTCCTATTTCCGTCTCCCTTTTTAATAACTTTTGGTATTTAGCTCTAGAAATCCCTTCCTCTTTGTTCTTTTTGTTCAATTCAAAAAGGCTAGCTATTCTAATTTCAAAAGCTTCGAGTTTATCCTCTCCATATTTGCTATCTATGTAATCGTAGGCAGTTTTATTTCCTTTATCCAGGTTGTCCTTCCGATATACTACTGTTTTGTTGGAGAAGCTATCGTCAAATAATTTTGCCTGAGGGATGATGTGATCAATGTCTATTTGCTTACTGAATAATATTTCCCTCGGAATATAGGTGTTTGTATATAGATCTTTGTACCCTGTGCTCTTCAACTCCTCATATAGGCGATAACGTATGATATCATTTCGGCTAGGATTTTTCACTCCGAATTCATTCTGCAACAGCTTAAAAATCTTTTCATGGGCTGTTTTTGCCGCATTGATGTTCGTGGTCATCTCTGCGCGTTCCTTCGCATTTTTTTTCAACTCACGAGCAAGTTCAATCCTTATTTCGTCAAACTTGAAGTATTCTACAATATTCCCATTTTCATCCTTTTTGCTGTTTTTCTCAATCAATGCATTGATCACATTAATCATTTGATTCAGGATTTTTTCTACCACAGGATTTCGCAAACTGTTTTTTTTCAGCAATTCCAACTTGTCTTTCAAAGGGCGATTTGCAATTTCCTCCTTTGTCAATGACGTTGCAGAATGCCTATATTCTGCCAACTCACAGGCCGTACTGTAATTGCTCTCTTTGATGTATGGGTAAATTTTTCGAATTGCTTTACTACTCAGATTGCCGTAATCATCTGACAAGGTTACATTCGCTAAGATCTGGCTGTGTTCTCTTGTGAAGCCAAATTTCTTCTCCAGTAATTCATATAGTTTTTCGTTTCCGCTTGCCGAGTCATCCCCCTCGTAGGAATACAAAAGGTGCCAAAGCTGATAAGAAGCTTGCTTTTCAAAAGCTTTTCCATCAAGTTCTGGATTGAAGTCTAAAATGGCAGGGTCGATCTTTAAGGTTTCAAAAATTCGTTTAACCATCGACTTTATCTCAGAGGCAGCGACACTTAGATCATCCAACTCTACTTCATCTTTATTTGATTTCACTCTCAGCAAATCCTTTACATCATATCCTTCTATATCCAAAATTCTCATATAAGCTTCATACAATGCCTTATTGGTTCGGTTGCCTTCCAAATGGGTATAGTTAATTTCCCAGTCTTGATTTTTGTAGCCCAATAATTCAAGGATATTCTTGGCGGGTAGGTTTCCTTTTAAATTCAATTCTTCGAAGAGATATTTTTTCTCTTCATAATCTAAAGGAAAAATCTCTAGCTCTTCTTCAAATAAACTTCCCTGTTTCTCAATCTTTGCAATGGGTTTTTTGTTTCCCTTTTTTTTGACCAAAACATTATGCAGTATTTGCCAGATCTTAAACTCCTGAAAAAGTGGAGAAGACTTAGGTGCTACTTTTAATCCTATGGTTTTCTTTTTACCGTTTTCTATTTCTATCTCCTTACTTTCAAATTCACAGAAACTCACCAGTCCTTTTTGAGACTTGAGCTTACGCTGGTAAAAAATAACAATGTCACGAATTTCTATTTTTAGTTCATCTGTCAATTCAGGATGGTGCTTTTTCTGTTCTTCCCAAATAGCTTCAAATTCGTCCAAATAATCTTGGCGATAAAACACCTGATTTTTCAATCGTACGTGGGGATTTTCCAGCAATTGCTTATACAGATATTGCCCCACAGTTTCCTTGTTGAAATACAGTTCCTTGCTTCTGTCTGAAATAGCCCCCAAATATCCACTTGAATTGTTAAGGTTGTTGTTTATTTCGGTAACTACATAAGCGACTTCCTCTTTCTCTAACTGCTGGGACAACGCTTCACTTCGCCATTTATAAGCTTGGACTTTTTTCTCTTCTCTAGTTCCTTTGTTTTCTGCCGTATTAAAATTGTATTTAGTCCAAAAAGACGTTGAAGTTGCCCTTTGTCCTTTGCCTTCTAATTCTTTTTTAAACTCATCTGTAAGAATCTCAGGATAAAACTGCCGTTGAAAAGCCCATACTTTATCTAATTCTTCTTGTAAATCGGAACGGTAAAAATCAGGAACATGCTTTTTACCTTCTAGCAGCAGTCTATAGCTTAGTTGGCCAGGTGTGATTTTTTCTTCATAAAGTCTCTTAGCTACCTCCATCCCATCTATAGCCTGACCCTCGTCCTCATTGGATACCTTACGACTACTCTTATAGCCCCGCTTTTTATTGATCGATAAAAGTACCCGTGCCAAGTCCTCCTTTTCTATTCTCTCGACAACAGATTTAGCCCTCATTCTCCAGGTTTCATGTGTGGTGTTTTTACCATCCTCTGCCAGCTTGGTTTCTTTTGTGATGAGACTAGCTTTGGACAACACATGGATCAGATTGGCTCTTCTATCCTGATAACGATCAAGATTTCTCCTCGCACCTCGTTTCAGCGTACGATCTGCATTGATGGAAACTGGTTTTCCTTTTTCGAAATTGGTCTGCTCATCCGTGGTAAGAGGATTGACTCGAACGCCTATTTGTTTGATTGATGACTTTGAAGGATCATTTCCCTCAATTACATGAGCAAAGCCTATGGAGGTAGTACCCAGATCTAAACCAAGAATATTTTTCATTTTATTTTTTAATAATTTGTTCTATTTTTACCCCTGAAAGCAATTCACAATAAGGATTATTCCGTTGTGCAAACATTAAGTTGCCCTCGACTTTGACGGGGGCTTTTCTTTTATTCCCCTATCAGGGCTTAATTACATCCCTTCCATCCTCTCTTTTTAATTTCCCCCGCTTTTCCAGCATAATCAGTGTATAGCGCAAAGACTCATCGATCTGCCTGCCCACTTTAGAAAAACCAAAGACTTTGGCTACATACCGGAGCAGTTCTGCTTCATCGATACTGAAGTTTTGATGAAGTATTTCCAGAATGGCGATAGACAGCTCTTCCGGAGCGATGTCTTCTATCTCTCTTTTTTCGGTCTCATTGGTCCGATAGAAATCAATATTTCTTAAAACATCTTCGTCTCCTGCCCCCACATAGAAAGGCTGGTGGTGCAATGTATGTTGCGCACCCATTTCCGTCAGTAGCTCAGTCAGATGATTGTCCAGCTTTGCACTCAACTTGGAAACATTCCATGCTTGTAAGACCCGCTTCGCCAGAAGTCTCTTGCTAATCGGTGCTTCCAGATTGATCACTTCTTTGATTTGTTCCTTGAGCTTCACACGACTGGAATACTCATAGATACGCTCCGAAGACCCTCCGGGCACCAATAAAAGGGCTGCCGGAATATATTTTCTCTTGAAAGTTGGAGGCGCAACCTCTTCTTTTTCGATCTCTTCGGGTTCAAGAAAAGGCTCTTCAGGTACCTCGTCACTTACTTTTTTCGACTCTTCTACTTCCCCAGACTTAATCTCTTTTACCTTCTCCAATATCTCATCGATTATTCTATCAGGTTCTGACTTCCAATCCATTGCCCAAACTCTAAAAATATTCCAGCCCAAGGCTTTCAATACAGCTGGCATGACCATTTCTCTATCATTGGTAGTTTTGGCTTCCCAATAGTACTTGCCGTCTATCATGATCCCCAGAAGATACTCGCTTGGTTTTTCGGGATTTACGATCCCTAAATCCAATTTGAATCCTGAAGTACCAATATCTGTCTTAACCTCCAATCCTGCTTTGGCTAATCTCATTGAGATCGCATTTGCCAAGGATTTGTGCTCAGAACTTTCAGGCTGATCATTAGCCTGAAGGGTCAGGTGACCTTTCTCGGCAAAGTGTAAAAAGGACTTCAAGCCGGAAACACCTTCAGCCGCCGTCCTGCTCAGGTCAATCTTATCTGATGTAAGGGTGGCAAAAACATGCATTTCATTTCTGGCACGGGTTACCGCTACATTCAACCTTCTCCATCCTCCGTTTCTGTTGAGTGGGCCAAAATTCATACTCATTTTACCTTCTTGATCTGGCCCATATCCAATCGAAAACAAAATAATGTCTCGCTCATCCCCCTGCACATTTTCCAGGTTCTTGACAAAAATTGGCTCGGAACATTCCGTTGCCGCTTGCTCTATCTCGGGATATTCCAAAAAAAGATCCTGAAGCAGTTCCTCTACCAAGGACTGCTGGGTCTGGCTAAAGGTCACCACACCTAGACTGGTCTTTTTCCGTAAGGGGTCTTTAAAGTGATCTTTGATAAAAGCAATGATCGCTTCCGCTTCAAATTTGTTTTGCCTGGTCTTTCCCTTATCATAATAGCCCGGTACCGCATGATGGATCACTTTTTTGCTTAGATCGTCCGCTGAAGGGAAAGTCAGCAGTTTATTCTCATAGTAGTTTACATTGCTGAATGCGATGAGACTTTCGTGCTTACTCCTGTAGTGACGAAGCAAATACCTGGAAGGAACCGATAGTGCCAAGCAGTCATCCAGGATGCTCTCCAGGTCCTCAACCTCCATATTTTCTTCGTACACTTTTATGGAACTAAAAAACGCAGTTGGGGGCATTTGCTTAGGATCACCCACGATGATGGCTTGTTTTGCCCTGGCCAAGGCACTGACCGCTTCACAAGTCGGCAATTGTGAGGCCTCATCAAAAATCACCAGGTCAAAATGATTTGCATTTACATCAAAATACTGGGCTACTGAGATCAAACTCATCAGCATGCAGGGTGCCAATCGCGGTAGCAACATAGGTATCTGATCAAACAACTTTCTGATACTTACTCCTCTTCCTCTGTTTTTGATCGCCCGCTGCAGCAATCCCAATTCTGAACTCTGCATGGCCTCAGCCTGCGCATACGGAAGGCGATCCGAAAGTCTCATGTAAAGCTCCTGTTTGGTCAATTCCTGAAATCCTTTGGAGAGCTGCTTATATTGATCAATTTTTCCGGTGAATAATCTTGCATTGAATAAATTGAGCAAGTCTGTGGATTCTATTACACGCTCAGCAAATTCTACATGGATGACGTAGAGAAACAGCTTCTCGATTTCATCATCCCCTTCACTTTCTTCTACAGCGGCGATAAACCAGTTCAATCCCATCTCCTGCCCCTTTACCTTGATCACGGAGTAATTGACCCAATTTTTCAATTCGGGGAGGTGCTTCTCTATCCCCTCCAACTTCGATAGAAGATGGTCAAAGAAAGATTCTGCCGACCTTGAATCCTCTACCGAAAACCCGGTAAGCTGGATGTAAGAATGGATTAATTCATCCAATTTTCTGGCTTCCTTACAGAAATTGTCACAATGGGGTTTTGCTAGCTCAAGAAAGTCTTTAATTCGACTAATATCCTGCTGAATCAATGTCTCCATCCATTTTTTAAAGGAATGGACACCCAAGAACCGAAATTTGGATGCCAGCCTTTTCAGCTGTTCATTGACTTCACGGAGGTATAGTATAT
This genomic window from Algoriphagus sp. TR-M9 contains:
- a CDS encoding transposase codes for the protein MQQGHSYHIYNHANGSENIFREEENYRFFLRQYDKYLDGVVETYAYCLMPNYFHLLVGVKEFSDLPGFENLAGLERIPITKAFSNFFNSYTKAFNKKDQRRGSLFIKNFKRKPILTESQWQHAFLYIHLNPIKHGFAVDLEDWKWSSWKAYQAIEKESLLNRDYYLNFFDGLDHLNQTMESKKEDVMNKELE
- the cas2 gene encoding CRISPR-associated endonuclease Cas2, producing the protein MDEKFFSRLNQYRTLWVLVFFDLPTETKKDRKIATSFRKKLLDDGFAMFQFSIYTRFCASRENADVHIRRTKMNLPPKGKVGIMSITDKQFGMMEIFYGKKVVEQEKPSQQLELF
- the cas1 gene encoding type II CRISPR-associated endonuclease Cas1, which codes for MIKRTLFFGNPAYLSTKNEQLLVSFPDDKPDRTVPIEDIGMLVLENQQITITNGLLCKLTARKVAVVSCNAQHLPNSLLLPMQGHTEQTERVRYQLEASQPLKKNLWQQTVSAKIKNQYSLLKEKGKESKRMEYLYKNVSSGDSGNNEAQAAAIYWQALFDIPDFNRGQNGIPPNNLLNYGYAILRAVIARALVSSGMLPGVGIWHRNKYNAYCLADDIMEPYRPYVDLVVAFIVENNDDIDELTTELKKELLAIPALDVMIDGQKSPLMVAASRTSSSLFECFAGIRRKIVYPDYG
- the cas9 gene encoding type II CRISPR RNA-guided endonuclease Cas9 (Cas9, originally named Csn1, is the large, multifunctional signature protein of type II CRISPR/Cas systems. It is well known even to general audiences because its RNA-guided endonuclease activity has made it a popular tool for custom editing of eukaryotic genomes.), with product MKNILGLDLGTTSIGFAHVIEGNDPSKSSIKQIGVRVNPLTTDEQTNFEKGKPVSINADRTLKRGARRNLDRYQDRRANLIHVLSKASLITKETKLAEDGKNTTHETWRMRAKSVVERIEKEDLARVLLSINKKRGYKSSRKVSNEDEGQAIDGMEVAKRLYEEKITPGQLSYRLLLEGKKHVPDFYRSDLQEELDKVWAFQRQFYPEILTDEFKKELEGKGQRATSTSFWTKYNFNTAENKGTREEKKVQAYKWRSEALSQQLEKEEVAYVVTEINNNLNNSSGYLGAISDRSKELYFNKETVGQYLYKQLLENPHVRLKNQVFYRQDYLDEFEAIWEEQKKHHPELTDELKIEIRDIVIFYQRKLKSQKGLVSFCEFESKEIEIENGKKKTIGLKVAPKSSPLFQEFKIWQILHNVLVKKKGNKKPIAKIEKQGSLFEEELEIFPLDYEEKKYLFEELNLKGNLPAKNILELLGYKNQDWEINYTHLEGNRTNKALYEAYMRILDIEGYDVKDLLRVKSNKDEVELDDLSVAASEIKSMVKRIFETLKIDPAILDFNPELDGKAFEKQASYQLWHLLYSYEGDDSASGNEKLYELLEKKFGFTREHSQILANVTLSDDYGNLSSKAIRKIYPYIKESNYSTACELAEYRHSATSLTKEEIANRPLKDKLELLKKNSLRNPVVEKILNQMINVINALIEKNSKKDENGNIVEYFKFDEIRIELARELKKNAKERAEMTTNINAAKTAHEKIFKLLQNEFGVKNPSRNDIIRYRLYEELKSTGYKDLYTNTYIPREILFSKQIDIDHIIPQAKLFDDSFSNKTVVYRKDNLDKGNKTAYDYIDSKYGEDKLEAFEIRIASLFELNKKNKEEGISRAKYQKLLKRETEIGDGFIERDLRDSQYIAKKAKNMLYEISRSVVSTTGSVTNRLREDWDLVNIMQELNFDKFKKLGLTELVEEKDGTFKERIIDWSKRNDHRHHAMDALTVAFTKHSHIQYLNNLNARKNETNKFHRSIIGIESKETHVTIDDKGNKKRVFNLPIPNFREQAKEHLENVLVSHKAKNKVVTKNKNRTKSKTGDNVKVELTPRGQLHKETVYGKYRYYEVKEEKVGTKFDLRTIEKVANPIFKEALLQRLSENGGVPTKAFGGKNSPSKNPIYLNEDKTEILPEKVKLVWLEENYSIRKDISPENFKDEKSIGKVIDQGVKRALLSRLRVFGGDPKKAFSDLDKNPIWLNEEKGISLKRVTISGVKNADSLHYKKDHFGNEITDKDGNRIPIDFVSTGNNHHVAIYRDENGSLQENVVSFFEALERVNQSLPIIDRGFNQHLGWRFLFTMKQNEYFVFPNEVMDFNPIEVDLLNPENAKIISPNLFRVQKLATKNYMFRSHLETSVEEKKTLINIAYINLRSTAQLQNIVKVRVNHLGEIVRVGEY